A stretch of the Amycolatopsis sp. BJA-103 genome encodes the following:
- a CDS encoding GDSL-type esterase/lipase family protein, with protein MRRFRWWWGALALTFVVVLVGFIAFTGSESRPGQPSPRQGPPGTGPLTVVSIGDSTVSGEGAGNYTPTTNGQGGNWCHRSPNAFVEQIKIPEVTARVNLACSGAPSEQIALGEAKQWTEPSQAQQLAQLIKDHRVAAVVIAVGANDEPKFSAQVSECFKAWFSPQSPPCSEALRATWKSKVDAMVPKVTNAVADVKKVLAQAGYVPADYQLVLMSYASPVGPQIPEALRSLNGCPFRTEDLEWMRRDGVSVLSDGLKQASRATSSRFLDLSRAGAGREACSSDPANEWFSRLTLQLRDLGQVDRASHALQESFHPNANGHAQIANCLNEFLAARGGNASCLSGADGKLHAAPEVIAR; from the coding sequence ATGCGACGTTTCCGGTGGTGGTGGGGTGCTCTCGCGCTCACGTTCGTGGTGGTTCTCGTCGGGTTCATTGCCTTTACCGGGTCGGAAAGCCGCCCGGGGCAGCCGTCCCCGCGCCAAGGCCCGCCGGGAACGGGGCCGCTGACGGTCGTCTCCATCGGCGACAGCACCGTTTCCGGTGAAGGCGCGGGCAACTACACGCCGACGACCAACGGGCAGGGCGGCAACTGGTGCCACCGCTCCCCCAACGCCTTCGTCGAGCAGATCAAGATCCCGGAAGTCACCGCGCGGGTGAACCTCGCGTGTTCGGGGGCGCCTTCCGAGCAGATCGCCCTCGGCGAGGCCAAGCAGTGGACCGAACCGTCACAGGCTCAGCAGCTCGCGCAGCTGATCAAGGACCACCGGGTCGCCGCGGTGGTGATCGCGGTCGGCGCGAACGACGAGCCGAAGTTCTCCGCTCAGGTCAGCGAATGCTTCAAGGCGTGGTTCTCTCCGCAGAGCCCGCCGTGCAGCGAGGCGCTTCGCGCCACCTGGAAGTCCAAAGTGGACGCCATGGTGCCGAAGGTGACCAACGCCGTCGCGGACGTCAAGAAGGTGCTGGCGCAGGCCGGTTACGTTCCGGCGGACTACCAGCTCGTGCTGATGTCGTACGCCTCGCCCGTCGGCCCGCAGATCCCGGAGGCACTGCGCAGCCTCAACGGTTGCCCGTTCCGCACCGAGGATCTGGAGTGGATGCGCCGCGACGGCGTTTCCGTCCTCTCCGACGGGCTCAAGCAGGCGTCGAGGGCGACCAGTTCACGATTCCTCGACCTTTCCCGGGCCGGCGCCGGGCGCGAGGCGTGCAGCAGCGACCCGGCGAACGAGTGGTTCAGCAGGCTGACCCTGCAGCTGCGCGACCTCGGCCAGGTCGACCGCGCGAGCCACGCCCTGCAGGAGTCGTTCCACCCCAACGCGAACGGGCACGCACAGATCGCGAACTGCCTCAACGAGTTCCTCGCCGCCCGCGGCGGGAACGCGTCGTGTCTCTCGGGGGCCGACGGCAAGCTGCACGCGGCCCCCGAGGTCATCGCCCGCTAG
- a CDS encoding 5'-3' exonuclease, translating to MTGPLALLDSASLYFRSFYALPESMTAPDGTPVNAVRGFTDTVARILVDRRPSRLVACLDADWRPKFRTDLLPSYKAHRVAEEVPEGGDVEEVPDTLTPQVPIILELLEAFGLATAEAAGYEADDVIGALAIREKKSPVEVITGDRDLFQLVRHEPTPTVVIYVGKGWNKAEILGPDELAEKYGIPAANAGPGYADMAALRGDPSDGLPGVAGIGEKTAAKLITQFGSLQELIEASNAGDSRVPLKTRLRLTDAADYLAVAPTVVRVAADAPVEQSRPDTVPSEPADPDKVAELAERWNLGRSVERLLAALPKP from the coding sequence GTGACCGGACCTCTTGCCCTCCTTGATTCCGCGAGCCTCTACTTCCGCTCGTTCTACGCACTGCCCGAGTCGATGACCGCCCCGGACGGGACGCCGGTCAACGCCGTACGCGGGTTCACCGACACCGTCGCGCGGATCCTCGTCGACCGGCGGCCCTCCCGGCTCGTCGCCTGCCTGGACGCGGACTGGCGGCCGAAGTTCCGCACCGATCTGCTGCCGAGCTACAAGGCGCACCGCGTGGCCGAAGAGGTCCCGGAGGGCGGCGACGTCGAAGAAGTCCCGGACACGCTCACGCCGCAGGTTCCGATCATCCTGGAATTGCTGGAGGCCTTCGGGCTCGCGACGGCCGAAGCGGCCGGGTACGAGGCCGACGACGTCATCGGCGCGCTCGCGATCCGCGAAAAGAAGTCGCCGGTCGAGGTCATCACCGGTGACCGCGACCTGTTCCAGCTGGTGCGCCACGAGCCGACGCCCACGGTGGTCATCTACGTCGGCAAAGGCTGGAACAAGGCCGAGATCCTCGGCCCGGACGAACTCGCCGAGAAGTACGGCATCCCGGCCGCGAACGCCGGCCCCGGTTACGCCGACATGGCCGCGCTCCGGGGAGATCCGTCGGACGGGCTGCCCGGCGTGGCCGGGATCGGCGAGAAGACCGCGGCGAAGCTGATCACCCAGTTCGGTTCCCTGCAGGAGCTGATCGAGGCGTCCAACGCGGGCGATTCGCGCGTGCCGCTCAAGACGCGGCTGCGCCTGACCGACGCCGCCGACTACCTCGCGGTGGCACCGACCGTCGTCCGGGTCGCGGCCGACGCGCCGGTCGAGCAGTCCCGCCCGGACACCGTCCCGTCCGAGCCCGCCGACCCGGACAAGGTCGCG
- a CDS encoding Lrp/AsnC family transcriptional regulator: MTGSLEPLDQAIVGELAADGRRSFTDLAERVGLSVSAVHQRVRRLEQRGVILGYTARLDGEQIGLPLTALISLTPNDPAAPDDYPQRLEHIKEIESCYSVAGDESYILLVRVASPLGLEDLLRRIRESAKVSTRTTVVLSTPFEGRSPTLSSGLSH; the protein is encoded by the coding sequence ATGACCGGTTCTCTGGAGCCGCTGGACCAGGCCATCGTCGGCGAACTGGCCGCGGACGGGCGGCGCAGTTTCACCGACCTCGCCGAGCGGGTCGGACTCTCGGTGTCGGCGGTGCACCAGCGGGTGCGGCGACTGGAGCAGCGTGGCGTGATCCTCGGGTACACCGCGCGTCTCGACGGCGAGCAGATCGGCCTCCCGCTCACCGCGCTGATCTCGCTGACGCCGAACGATCCGGCCGCGCCGGACGACTATCCGCAGCGTCTCGAGCACATCAAGGAGATCGAGTCCTGCTACTCGGTCGCCGGGGACGAGTCGTACATCCTCCTGGTCCGGGTGGCTTCGCCGCTCGGCCTGGAGGACCTGCTCCGCCGCATCCGCGAGTCCGCCAAGGTCTCGACCCGGACCACGGTGGTGCTGTCGACTCCGTTCGAGGGACGCTCACCGACGCTCTCATCAGGTCTTTCTCACTGA
- a CDS encoding aldo/keto reductase has protein sequence MSLTLDTYRLLGRSGLRVSPLALGAATFGTEWGWGAGQDDARKLFDLYVERGGNFIDTANTYTNGSSERLLGEFTRENRESLVLATKYSTLSRPGDPNSGGSHRKTLFASVETSLRRLNTDYLDLLYLHVWDFTTSVDEVLRGMDDLVRQGKVLYVAMSNVPAWQVSRMQAIADLRGWSPLIALQVEYNLIQRTAERDLIPMARELGLGVIPYSPLAGGVLAGKYSRDDLNAAEVDADGTRKGFNIANGDVTERNLAIADILKEVATEMGRPPGQVGLAWTLQNPGVTAPIVGARTPAQLEDNLGALEVDFTAAQLARLEQASAIELGYPHDLLASDRGRAFNSGDLSIETRR, from the coding sequence ATGTCGCTCACCCTCGACACGTACCGGCTGCTGGGCCGGTCCGGGCTGCGGGTATCCCCGCTGGCGCTGGGCGCGGCGACCTTCGGCACCGAGTGGGGCTGGGGCGCCGGGCAGGACGACGCGCGCAAGCTGTTCGACCTCTACGTCGAGCGCGGCGGCAACTTCATCGACACCGCGAACACCTACACCAACGGCAGCTCGGAGCGACTGCTGGGCGAATTCACCCGCGAGAACCGCGAGAGCCTGGTGCTGGCAACGAAATACTCGACGCTGAGCCGGCCGGGCGATCCGAATTCCGGGGGCAGTCACCGCAAGACCTTGTTCGCGTCGGTGGAAACCAGTCTGCGACGGCTGAACACGGACTACCTCGATCTGCTCTACCTGCACGTATGGGATTTCACGACGTCGGTCGACGAGGTTCTGCGCGGGATGGACGACCTGGTCCGCCAGGGCAAGGTCCTGTACGTGGCGATGTCCAACGTCCCGGCCTGGCAGGTGTCGCGTATGCAGGCGATCGCCGACCTGCGCGGCTGGTCGCCGCTGATCGCGCTGCAGGTCGAATACAACCTGATCCAGCGCACCGCGGAACGGGACCTGATCCCCATGGCACGCGAGCTGGGACTGGGAGTGATCCCGTATTCACCGCTGGCAGGCGGGGTGCTCGCCGGCAAGTACAGCCGTGACGACCTGAACGCGGCGGAGGTCGACGCCGACGGCACCCGCAAGGGCTTCAACATCGCCAACGGCGACGTCACCGAACGCAACCTCGCGATCGCGGACATCCTGAAGGAGGTCGCCACGGAGATGGGCCGCCCACCCGGCCAGGTCGGACTGGCCTGGACGCTGCAGAACCCGGGCGTGACGGCACCGATCGTCGGCGCGCGCACCCCCGCGCAGCTGGAGGACAACCTCGGGGCGCTGGAGGTCGACTTCACCGCCGCCCAGCTGGCCCGCCTCGAACAGGCCAGCGCGATCGAACTCGGCTACCCACACGACCTGCTCGCCAGCGACAGGGGCCGCGCTTTCAACAGCGGCGACCTGTCGATCGAGACCCGCCGCTGA
- a CDS encoding TetR family transcriptional regulator, which produces MAKRGDRGGAKTRAHIAAVATELFLERDFDDVTVAEVAAAAGVSKVTVFAHFDRKEDLALDRLPDAVGIARAAIRERPDGVGVVEAFRRTALALAEEQHPLSGLAEGGDPLARTVAGSRALIARLREFEHEIEAELADELENDARFSGDSELVAALIVAAYRTVAVATVRRRLAGDDLAAVVTAHCERLNAAFGALSTALQG; this is translated from the coding sequence ATGGCGAAGCGAGGAGACAGGGGCGGGGCGAAGACGCGGGCGCATATCGCCGCCGTCGCGACAGAGCTGTTCCTGGAGCGCGATTTCGACGACGTCACCGTCGCCGAGGTCGCCGCCGCGGCCGGTGTCTCGAAGGTGACGGTGTTCGCGCACTTCGATCGCAAAGAGGATCTCGCGCTCGACAGGCTGCCCGACGCCGTCGGCATCGCCAGGGCCGCGATCCGCGAGCGGCCGGACGGCGTGGGTGTCGTCGAAGCCTTCCGCCGGACGGCTCTCGCCCTCGCGGAGGAACAACATCCGCTCTCGGGACTGGCCGAGGGGGGCGATCCGCTCGCGCGCACCGTCGCCGGTTCGCGGGCGCTCATCGCACGGCTGCGCGAGTTCGAGCACGAGATCGAGGCGGAGCTGGCCGACGAGCTCGAGAACGACGCCCGGTTCTCGGGCGACAGCGAGCTGGTCGCCGCGCTGATCGTCGCGGCGTACCGCACCGTCGCCGTGGCGACGGTGCGGCGCCGTCTCGCCGGAGACGACCTCGCCGCCGTGGTCACCGCGCACTGTGAGCGGCTGAACGCCGCTTTCGGCGCGCTGTCCACCGCCTTGCAAGGCTGA
- a CDS encoding FAD-dependent oxidoreductase produces MRNDVIVVGAGPTGLFLASELALRGVRVTVLERLEEPDQTIKSGSINVASAEILDRRGLLPAAEEVQRGRLAASGAFTTGRMNRTVRALEDAANEKSRRFAVIGHFAGLMFRHDLVDQDDPVLAAHTAVANGIWVPQHDLELLLGAHCARLGVEIRRGVEVRGLRGTGTGLDDDADVVVETSAGDLTAGWVVAADGGRSIIRRTLGVDFAGTDPELVGYQAIADFDDPGELRRGWNWTPRGIYTYGPVPGRILVARFAPQPEDRDAPVTVGELQSAVREVSGVPVTITGLHGRATRWSDNARQAQTYRRGRVFLAGDAAHVHSPFSAQGLNLGLGDAVNLGWKLAATILGTAPAGLLDTYHSERHPIGAWVLDWTRAQVALMRGDERTAQLRKVIDDDLFTVPGATNHMITLSSGILQRYDVAEDGEHPVGSITGDAELSTGGRLADHAHDGRFVLVDRSAESRYAEAVRGLEHLVAYVADPDASQPSLFVRPDGIIAWADNVSDDNARKLLDTAIERWAGV; encoded by the coding sequence ATGCGGAACGATGTGATCGTCGTCGGAGCGGGGCCCACCGGCCTCTTCCTCGCGAGCGAGCTGGCCTTGCGGGGAGTGCGGGTGACCGTGCTGGAGCGGCTCGAAGAGCCCGATCAGACGATCAAGTCCGGTTCGATCAACGTCGCCAGCGCGGAAATCCTCGACCGGCGCGGGCTGCTTCCCGCCGCGGAAGAGGTGCAACGCGGCCGCCTCGCCGCCTCCGGCGCCTTCACCACCGGACGGATGAACCGGACCGTGCGCGCGCTCGAGGACGCGGCCAACGAGAAATCCCGCCGGTTCGCGGTCATCGGCCATTTCGCGGGGCTCATGTTCCGGCACGACCTCGTCGACCAGGACGATCCGGTGCTGGCCGCGCACACCGCCGTGGCCAACGGCATCTGGGTGCCGCAGCACGATCTCGAACTGCTTCTCGGGGCACATTGCGCCCGGCTCGGCGTCGAAATCCGCCGCGGCGTCGAGGTGCGGGGGCTGCGTGGCACGGGCACGGGTCTCGACGACGATGCCGACGTCGTCGTCGAGACCAGTGCCGGTGACCTCACGGCCGGATGGGTCGTGGCGGCCGACGGCGGCCGGAGCATCATCCGCAGGACGCTCGGCGTCGATTTCGCGGGCACCGACCCGGAACTCGTCGGATATCAGGCGATCGCCGATTTCGACGACCCGGGCGAGTTGCGCCGCGGCTGGAATTGGACCCCTCGCGGCATCTACACCTACGGCCCGGTGCCCGGACGCATCCTCGTCGCCCGGTTCGCACCGCAGCCGGAAGATCGCGACGCGCCCGTGACCGTCGGGGAACTGCAGAGCGCGGTGCGGGAGGTCAGCGGGGTCCCCGTGACGATCACCGGTTTGCACGGCCGGGCGACCCGATGGTCGGACAACGCCCGTCAGGCACAGACCTACCGTCGCGGCCGGGTGTTCCTCGCGGGCGACGCCGCCCACGTGCATTCCCCGTTCAGCGCGCAGGGTCTCAACCTCGGCCTCGGCGACGCGGTCAACCTCGGCTGGAAACTCGCCGCGACCATTCTGGGCACGGCTCCGGCGGGACTGCTCGACACCTACCACTCCGAACGGCATCCGATCGGCGCGTGGGTGCTGGACTGGACGAGGGCGCAGGTCGCCCTCATGCGTGGCGACGAACGCACCGCACAGTTGCGGAAGGTGATCGACGACGACCTGTTCACCGTTCCGGGCGCGACGAACCACATGATCACGCTGTCCTCCGGGATCCTGCAGCGGTACGACGTAGCCGAGGACGGCGAGCACCCGGTCGGCTCCATCACGGGGGACGCCGAGCTGAGCACCGGAGGCCGTCTCGCGGACCACGCCCACGACGGCCGTTTCGTTCTCGTCGACCGGTCCGCCGAGAGCCGGTACGCGGAAGCGGTCCGCGGCCTGGAGCACCTGGTCGCCTACGTGGCGGATCCCGATGCTTCGCAGCCGAGCCTGTTCGTGCGTCCGGACGGGATCATCGCGTGGGCGGACAACGTCTCCGACGACAACGCGAGGAAGCTGCTCGACACCGCGATCGAGCGCTGGGCCGGCGTCTGA
- a CDS encoding helix-turn-helix transcriptional regulator, producing the protein MMTRTVDTTQELAAFLRTRRERLDPDAFGLPRRRSRRTPGLRREEVAELAGVSIDYIVRLEQARGLRPSADVVEALAGALRLAPDERAYLFDLAQQRPRTADKLATTAAAPLARLVADLSPLPAMLLNHRYDILAWNGEIARLLLDFDTLPPPQRNSMWLCLMHPGTREFYADRERVVREAVAHLRAAWAAHPEDRALTDLIAEFTAGDEEFAHWWAERDVKVKGRGRKVLRHPDVGTIAVDFETLTPLQDTDQLLVIYRAADEESQSALDRLSPR; encoded by the coding sequence ATCATGACCCGCACCGTGGACACGACACAGGAACTCGCCGCGTTCCTGCGGACCCGGCGCGAGCGCCTGGACCCGGACGCTTTCGGCCTGCCGCGACGCCGGTCCAGGCGGACCCCGGGGTTACGCCGCGAGGAGGTCGCCGAACTGGCCGGTGTCAGCATCGACTACATCGTCCGGCTGGAACAGGCCCGCGGGCTGCGGCCCTCGGCGGACGTAGTGGAGGCGCTGGCGGGCGCTTTGCGCCTGGCCCCTGACGAACGCGCCTACCTTTTCGACCTGGCCCAGCAGCGCCCCCGCACCGCCGACAAGCTCGCCACCACCGCGGCGGCGCCCCTGGCACGGCTGGTCGCCGACCTGTCGCCACTGCCCGCCATGCTGCTGAACCACCGCTACGACATCCTGGCCTGGAACGGTGAGATCGCGCGGCTGCTCCTGGATTTCGACACCCTGCCACCGCCACAGCGCAATTCGATGTGGCTGTGCCTGATGCATCCGGGAACGCGTGAGTTCTACGCCGACCGCGAACGGGTCGTGCGGGAGGCCGTCGCCCACCTGCGCGCCGCGTGGGCCGCGCATCCGGAGGATCGGGCGTTGACCGACCTCATCGCCGAATTCACCGCGGGCGACGAGGAATTCGCGCACTGGTGGGCCGAGCGGGACGTCAAGGTCAAGGGCCGCGGACGCAAGGTGCTGCGGCATCCTGACGTCGGCACGATCGCGGTGGATTTCGAAACGCTTACGCCACTCCAAGACACGGACCAGCTGCTGGTGATCTACCGCGCCGCGGACGAGGAGAGCCAGTCGGCGCTGGACCGGTTGAGCCCACGGTGA
- a CDS encoding ArsR/SmtB family transcription factor has product MGKSERYLARIDGRLLRALSHPLRVRILELLREDGPATASGLAKRVGESSGTTSWHLRQLAECGLITDDAERGSRRDRWWKAVHEGDRMHAADFIDDPDLAGPFNAYAHTMIERRHAAEAQFVAEVRDWADEWIDKVSFHDSPLSLTPDEAAALSDEILEVIGRYRRPEKDGDTQVRVHWAAFPRRSRPEHP; this is encoded by the coding sequence ATGGGGAAGAGCGAGAGGTATCTCGCGCGGATCGATGGCCGCCTTCTGCGAGCGTTGTCGCATCCGCTGCGGGTCAGGATCTTGGAGTTGCTGCGCGAGGACGGTCCGGCCACGGCGTCGGGACTGGCGAAGCGGGTGGGGGAGAGTTCCGGGACCACGAGCTGGCATCTGCGTCAGCTGGCCGAATGCGGCTTGATCACGGACGACGCCGAACGCGGCAGCAGGCGTGACCGGTGGTGGAAGGCGGTGCACGAAGGCGATCGGATGCACGCCGCGGACTTCATCGACGACCCGGACCTCGCCGGCCCCTTCAACGCGTACGCCCACACGATGATCGAGCGGCGCCACGCCGCCGAAGCGCAGTTCGTCGCCGAGGTGCGGGACTGGGCCGACGAGTGGATCGACAAGGTCAGCTTCCACGACTCGCCGCTGTCGCTGACTCCCGACGAGGCCGCCGCGCTGAGCGACGAGATCCTCGAGGTGATCGGCCGCTATCGCCGTCCGGAGAAGGACGGCGACACCCAGGTCCGCGTGCACTGGGCGGCCTTCCCGAGACGATCGCGGCCGGAACACCCATGA
- a CDS encoding NADPH-dependent FMN reductase has translation MTTNSPYQLAVVISSVREGRFAPVVANWFLDRAKQRDDLALTVIDLAETPEGLSSGVATADAVVVIVPEYNHSYPGPFKSALDATGPEWHGKPVGFVSYGGISGGLRAVEHLRPVFAELHAMTIRETVSFPYAWNNFGPDGGHLDADGADLAATTLLNQLNWWATALRTARQARPYAA, from the coding sequence ATGACAACGAACTCGCCCTATCAGCTCGCCGTCGTGATCAGCAGCGTCCGCGAAGGCCGCTTCGCTCCCGTGGTCGCGAACTGGTTCCTCGATCGCGCCAAACAGCGCGACGACCTGGCCCTGACCGTCATCGACCTCGCCGAAACCCCCGAAGGCCTCTCCTCCGGTGTCGCCACCGCGGACGCCGTCGTCGTGATCGTCCCCGAGTACAACCACAGCTATCCCGGCCCGTTCAAGAGCGCGCTCGACGCCACCGGCCCCGAATGGCACGGAAAGCCGGTCGGCTTCGTCTCCTATGGCGGGATCTCCGGCGGCCTGCGCGCGGTCGAGCACCTGCGCCCGGTCTTCGCCGAACTCCACGCCATGACGATCCGGGAAACCGTGAGCTTCCCCTACGCCTGGAACAACTTCGGGCCCGACGGCGGGCACCTGGACGCCGACGGAGCCGATCTCGCGGCGACCACGCTGCTGAACCAGCTGAACTGGTGGGCCACCGCGCTGCGGACCGCGCGGCAGGCCCGGCCCTACGCCGCCTGA
- a CDS encoding MFS transporter, with product MSRLPLGALVVASGISSAGVMMTLLAIPWFVLQSTGSGTKTGLVTAAEVLGLMVAALLGGPIVDRVGTRRASVGADLLTTVTVLLIPLAMNTTGLGLPGLIALSFVMGVSRGPADTAKQVLLAGVAEAGGIRTSRAASAVEAAMRTGRMVGGPAAGGLIALIGPIPVLFVDAGALLLSAALVFALIPAAAGPPRPPSGGYLKELREGLGYVKRDAVLRAIVGMLMLTNSLDFGLLGVLYPAYGDRVLHSTALIGAMITSVAAGALVGSALYGWIGHRFSRRSAILVAVAIEGAPRFALLALEPAPVVLLAGLAIAGIGAGALNPILLPVVYERVPEGVRGRVLSLLVGGVLAAMPLGSMAAGLLLDGVGLVGALAVFGGLYLIAGTFPAIFRVWRGLDDPAPIGSDRLVNQGVRTD from the coding sequence ATGAGCAGGCTGCCACTGGGGGCCCTGGTCGTGGCTTCGGGGATCTCCTCGGCCGGGGTGATGATGACACTGCTCGCGATTCCCTGGTTCGTCCTGCAGAGCACGGGCAGCGGCACCAAGACCGGTCTCGTCACCGCGGCCGAGGTGCTGGGCCTGATGGTGGCCGCGTTGCTGGGCGGGCCGATCGTCGACCGGGTCGGCACGCGCCGGGCGAGTGTCGGCGCCGACCTGCTGACCACCGTCACGGTGCTGCTGATCCCGCTCGCCATGAACACCACGGGACTCGGCCTGCCGGGTCTGATCGCGCTGTCGTTCGTGATGGGCGTGTCCCGCGGTCCCGCCGACACGGCGAAGCAGGTACTGCTCGCGGGAGTCGCCGAAGCGGGCGGGATCCGCACGAGCCGCGCCGCGAGCGCCGTCGAAGCGGCGATGCGCACCGGCCGGATGGTCGGCGGCCCCGCCGCCGGCGGGTTGATCGCGCTGATCGGGCCCATCCCGGTGCTGTTCGTCGACGCCGGCGCGCTCCTGCTGTCCGCCGCGCTGGTGTTCGCCCTGATCCCCGCCGCGGCCGGTCCGCCGAGACCGCCGTCGGGCGGCTACCTCAAGGAACTGCGCGAAGGGCTCGGGTACGTCAAACGCGACGCCGTCCTGCGCGCGATCGTCGGCATGCTGATGCTCACCAACAGCCTCGACTTCGGCCTGCTCGGCGTCCTGTACCCGGCATACGGCGACCGAGTCCTGCACAGCACCGCGCTCATCGGCGCGATGATCACCTCCGTCGCGGCGGGCGCACTGGTCGGTTCGGCGCTCTACGGCTGGATCGGGCACCGGTTCTCGCGCCGCTCGGCGATCCTGGTCGCCGTCGCCATCGAAGGCGCGCCGAGGTTCGCCCTGCTCGCGCTGGAACCGGCGCCGGTCGTGCTGCTCGCCGGGCTGGCGATCGCCGGAATCGGGGCGGGCGCGCTCAACCCGATCCTGCTCCCGGTGGTCTACGAACGAGTTCCGGAGGGCGTCCGGGGCCGCGTGCTCAGCCTTCTCGTCGGCGGGGTGCTCGCCGCGATGCCGCTCGGCTCGATGGCGGCCGGGCTGCTGCTGGACGGCGTGGGGCTCGTCGGCGCGCTCGCCGTGTTCGGCGGCCTGTACCTGATCGCCGGAACCTTCCCGGCGATCTTCCGGGTTTGGCGCGGGCTCGACGATCCCGCCCCGATCGGGAGTGACCGGCTGGTGAACCAAGGGGTGCGGACCGACTAG
- a CDS encoding M24 family metallopeptidase, whose protein sequence is MSRRSLHNPAPDTASLRARLDRARAAAAAADTDALLIAPGSDLRYLIGQAGGSFERLTTLVIPADGVPALVLPKLEAPGYADVPADELGIEVVTWVDGDNAYELVADRLGKPGRVAVSDFTPALHVLAFRGALGDADQTLAGPIVRELRMRKDAAEIQALRDAGAAIDRVHARVHEWLRPGRTEAEVGADITAAIVEEGHTHADFVIVGSGPNGASPHHDVSERVIERGDVVVVDIGGPIAEGYNSDSTRTYAVGEPRDADVAETYAVLQRAQRAAVEAVRPGVTAEQIDAAARDIIDGAGYGEFFIHRTGHGIGLDVHEEPYIIKGNALPLEPGMAFSVEPGIYQPGRWGARIEDIVVVTEDGVESVNQRPHDLIVLDA, encoded by the coding sequence ATGTCGCGCCGTTCCCTTCACAACCCCGCCCCCGACACCGCCAGCCTCCGCGCCCGCCTCGACAGGGCCCGTGCCGCCGCGGCCGCCGCGGACACCGACGCCCTGCTGATCGCGCCCGGCTCGGACCTGCGCTACCTGATCGGCCAGGCCGGGGGCTCCTTCGAACGGCTGACCACGCTGGTGATCCCGGCCGACGGCGTCCCGGCGCTGGTGCTGCCGAAGCTGGAAGCTCCCGGCTACGCCGACGTCCCCGCGGACGAACTCGGCATCGAGGTCGTCACCTGGGTCGACGGGGACAACGCCTACGAACTGGTCGCCGACAGGCTGGGCAAGCCCGGCCGGGTCGCGGTCAGCGACTTCACCCCGGCCCTGCACGTGCTCGCCTTCCGCGGCGCTCTCGGCGACGCCGACCAGACGCTGGCCGGGCCGATCGTGCGCGAACTGCGGATGCGCAAGGACGCGGCCGAGATCCAGGCGCTGCGCGACGCGGGCGCCGCCATCGACCGCGTCCACGCGCGGGTCCACGAGTGGCTGCGGCCGGGCCGTACCGAGGCCGAGGTCGGCGCGGACATCACCGCCGCGATCGTCGAAGAGGGCCACACCCACGCCGACTTCGTGATCGTCGGCTCGGGCCCGAACGGCGCCAGCCCGCACCACGACGTCTCCGAGCGGGTCATCGAGCGCGGCGACGTCGTCGTGGTCGACATCGGCGGCCCGATCGCCGAGGGCTACAACTCCGACTCCACGCGCACGTACGCGGTCGGCGAGCCGCGCGACGCCGACGTCGCCGAGACGTACGCCGTCCTGCAGCGGGCCCAGCGCGCCGCGGTCGAGGCCGTCCGCCCCGGCGTGACCGCCGAGCAGATCGACGCCGCCGCGCGCGACATCATCGACGGCGCGGGATACGGCGAGTTCTTCATCCACCGCACCGGTCACGGCATCGGCCTCGACGTGCACGAGGAGCCCTACATCATCAAGGGCAACGCGCTGCCGCTCGAGCCGGGCATGGCCTTCAGCGTCGAGCCCGGCATCTACCAGCCGGGCCGCTGGGGCGCCCGCATCGAGGACATCGTCGTGGTCACCGAGGACGGTGTCGAGTCGGTCAACCAGCGGCCGCACGACCTGATCGTGCTCGACGCATGA